A genomic stretch from Helianthus annuus cultivar XRQ/B chromosome 1, HanXRQr2.0-SUNRISE, whole genome shotgun sequence includes:
- the LOC110895411 gene encoding steroid 5-alpha-reductase DET2 — MSLVYPLILKISIYILQNFPPFSTSNKMGSDEAFFHYSIISYLLIGPPTYISCRYITAPYGKHHRKGWGPTVPPSLAWFLMESPTLWFTLLLFPLGQNSSNPKSLILISPFILHYFHRTVLYPLRLRKKPSNGYPISVALIAFVYNLFNSYLQARWVSEYADYDTDNWFWWRFCGGLVVFLCGMVVNVRSDMELLRLKEGGGGYKIPRGGLFEYVSCANYFGEIVEWSGWWLMTGSWVGLGFLLYTCANLVPRARANHMWYLEKFGEDYPKKRKIVIPFVY, encoded by the coding sequence ATGTCTCTTGTTTACcctttgattttgaaaatttctATCTATATATTACAAAACTTTCCCCCTTTCTCCACTTCTAACAAGATGGGTTCCGATGAAGCATTCTTCCACTACTCCATCATCTCCTACCTCCTAATCGGACCACCCACTTACATCTCCTGCCGCTACATCACCGCCCCATACGGCAAGCACCACCGCAAAGGCTGGGGTCCCACCGTCCCCCCATCTTTAGCCTGGTTCCTAATGGAAAGCCCCACCCTCTGGTTCACCCTCCTCCTCTTCCCCCTCGGACAAAACTCCTCCAATCCCAAATCACTTATTCTCATCTCACCCTTCATCCTCCACTACTTCCACCGCACCGTCCTCTACCCTCTCCGCCTCCGTAAAAAACCCTCTAACGGCTACCCGATTAGCGTCGCACTCATCGCCTTTGTCTACAACCTCTTCAACTCTTACCTACAGGCCAGATGGGTGTCCGAATACGCAGATTACGACACGGATAACTGGTTTTGGTGGCGGTTTTGTGGTGGGTTGGTGGTTTTTTTGTGTGGTATGGTGGTGAATGTGAGATCGGATATGGAGTTATTGAGGTTGAAGGAGGGTGGAGGTGGATATAAGATTCCGAGGGGTGGGTTGTTTGAGTATGTGAGTTGTGCGAATTACTTTGGGGAGATTGTTGAGTGGTCGGGTTGGTGGTTGATGACCGGGTCATGGGTCGGGTTAGGGTTCTTGTTGTATACTTGTGCTAACTTAGTGCCCAGGGCACGTGCTAATCACATGTGGTATTTGGAGAAGTTTGGTGAAGATTATCCTAAGAAGAGGAAGATTGTGATTCCGTTTGTGTATTGA
- the LOC110895412 gene encoding KHG/KDPG aldolase isoform X2, with product MSPLLLPKFSTPSSSFNFVPPPPPVTIRPPALRCCHSPPSISTPEATLTNILNSGVIACLRAQSPDVALEAARAAITAGISVLEIVVSTPGVFEVLHQLVQEFPTTTLGVGTVLNTKDAENAKNAGAKFIMSPAIVKGILDQDSDDLLYIPGVMTPTEVYPVSAIGGVQYIATLKKPFPHIPMVASQGITTDSVGAYIDGGASAVVLSDAIFDKKAISQRNFTAIYRLAQLAALQGDAAVKRKEKIYPG from the exons ATGTCACCGCTACTACTACCCAAATTCTCCACACCATCTTCTTCTTTCAATTTTgtaccaccaccgccaccggtaaCCATTCGGCCACCGGCCCTCCGTTGCTGCCATTCTCCACCATCCATCTCCACCCCTGAAGCAACCTTAACTAACATTCTAAACTCTGGCGTCATTGCTTGTCTTCGCGCCCAAAG CCCGGATGTTGCCTTAGAAGCTGCCCGAGCTGCAATTACCGCTGGAATCTCGGTG TTGGAGATTGTGGTTTCTACTCCAGGTGTGTTTGAG GTTTTACATCAATTGGTGCAAGAATTTCCAACCACAACTCTAGGA GTTGGCACTGTTTTGAATACCAAGGATGCTGAAAATGCCAAAAACGCTGGAGCAAAGTTCATCATGAGTCCTGCAATTGTAAAG GGTATTCTGGATCAAGACAGTGATGACTTGCTTTACATACCTGGTGTGATGACCCCGACAGAA GTATATCCCGTTTCAGCAATCGGTGGTGTTCAGTACATTGCAACACTAAAGAAACCTTTTCCTCATATTCCGATGGTTGCATCTCAAGGAATAACAACTG ATTCAGTGGGTGCGTATATCGATGGGGGAGCATCAGCAGTAGTCTTATCTGATGCGATATTTGACAAAAAGGCGATTTCTCAAAGGAATTTCACTGCAATATATCGTCTTGCCCAACTTGCAGCTTTGCAAGGCGATGCAGCTGTAAAGAG GAAGGAAAAGATCTACCCCGGCTAA
- the LOC110895412 gene encoding KHG/KDPG aldolase isoform X1, whose translation MSPLLLPKFSTPSSSFNFVPPPPPVTIRPPALRCCHSPPSISTPEATLTNILNSGVIACLRAQSPDVALEAARAAITAGISVLEIVVSTPGVFEVLHQLVQEFPTTTLGVGTVLNTKDAENAKNAGAKFIMSPAIVKGILDQDSDDLLYIPGVMTPTEILSSYNAGAKIVKVYPVSAIGGVQYIATLKKPFPHIPMVASQGITTDSVGAYIDGGASAVVLSDAIFDKKAISQRNFTAIYRLAQLAALQGDAAVKRKEKIYPG comes from the exons ATGTCACCGCTACTACTACCCAAATTCTCCACACCATCTTCTTCTTTCAATTTTgtaccaccaccgccaccggtaaCCATTCGGCCACCGGCCCTCCGTTGCTGCCATTCTCCACCATCCATCTCCACCCCTGAAGCAACCTTAACTAACATTCTAAACTCTGGCGTCATTGCTTGTCTTCGCGCCCAAAG CCCGGATGTTGCCTTAGAAGCTGCCCGAGCTGCAATTACCGCTGGAATCTCGGTG TTGGAGATTGTGGTTTCTACTCCAGGTGTGTTTGAG GTTTTACATCAATTGGTGCAAGAATTTCCAACCACAACTCTAGGA GTTGGCACTGTTTTGAATACCAAGGATGCTGAAAATGCCAAAAACGCTGGAGCAAAGTTCATCATGAGTCCTGCAATTGTAAAG GGTATTCTGGATCAAGACAGTGATGACTTGCTTTACATACCTGGTGTGATGACCCCGACAGAA ATATTGTCATCATATAATGCTGGTGCCAAAATTGTGAAG GTATATCCCGTTTCAGCAATCGGTGGTGTTCAGTACATTGCAACACTAAAGAAACCTTTTCCTCATATTCCGATGGTTGCATCTCAAGGAATAACAACTG ATTCAGTGGGTGCGTATATCGATGGGGGAGCATCAGCAGTAGTCTTATCTGATGCGATATTTGACAAAAAGGCGATTTCTCAAAGGAATTTCACTGCAATATATCGTCTTGCCCAACTTGCAGCTTTGCAAGGCGATGCAGCTGTAAAGAG GAAGGAAAAGATCTACCCCGGCTAA
- the LOC110895413 gene encoding NADH--cytochrome b5 reductase 1 — protein sequence MDFLEEHEIPIVISVFSVSIVAFLLFSKKPKGCIDPDKYRDFKLVKRTQLSHNVAKFRFALPTPSSVLGLPIGQHIICRGTDSQGQEITKPYTPTTLDTDAGYFELVIKMYPQGRMSHHFREMKEGDYLSVKGPKGEFKYRPGDARAFGMLAGGSGITPMFQVARAILEDESDKTKLDLIYANVTVDDILLKEELDTLATKYYGRFKVYYVLEQPPEGWTGGVGFISKEMIEEHLPEPAFDIKILRCGPPAMNKAMAGHLEALGYEPRAQFQF from the exons ATGGATTTCCTGGAAGAACATGAGATCCCGATTGTCatttcggttttttcggtttccATTGTTGCATTCTTACTTTTCTCCAAGAAACCTAAAG GATGCATAGATCCTGATAAGTATAGGGACTTCAAGCTGGTGAAACGCACACAACTTAGCCATAACGTCGCTAAATTCAGATTCGCTCTTCCTACGCCTTCTTCCGTCTTGGGACTTCCTATTGGACAGCATATTATTTGCCG GGGTACGGATAGCCAAGGTCAAGAGATAACTAAACCATACACCCCGACCACTTTGGATACCGATGCTGGTTATTTTGAGTTGGTTATTAag ATGTATCCACAAGGCCGTATGTCCCACCACTTCAGAGAGATGAAAGAAGGTGACTATCTGTCTGTCAAGGGACCAAAG GGGGAGTTCAAGTATCGACCTGGTGACGCTAGAGCATTCGGAATGCTTGCTGGTGGTTCAGGTATCACTCCAATGTTTCAG GTTGCCAGAGCTATTCTAGAAGACGAATCAGACAAGACCAAGTTGGATCTCATCTATGCGAATGTCACCGTTGATGACATCCTTCTTAAG GAAGAATTGGACACACTTGCTACTAAATACTATGGCCGCTTCAAAGTTTACTACGTATTAGAGCAG CCACCCGAGGGATGGACAGGTGGCGTTGGCTTTATATCCAAGGAAATGATCGAAGAACATCTTCCTGAACCGGCTTTTGATATTAAG ATCCTAAGGTGTGGGCCGCCCGCGATGAACAAGGCAATGGCTGGTCATCTTGAAGCTTTGGGATATGAACCACGTGCACAATTTCAGTTCTGA
- the LOC110895414 gene encoding scarecrow-like protein 9 isoform X2 gives MFQHTFLSIVESTFTLSNQSVTKTFNFFHSNTSPDYTVASVIIPFPNHHSQPQIQQHIHPQMDPRFGTSINRNGGTQLNNQSIHMLPDQKPIHNHSFPVNMYQNSHNFRGLQFDPPTTSSSPIVSSSTENELHEDCDLSDAILGYISQVLMEEDMEDKSCVLYESLDLQAAEKSFYDVLGQKYPPSPSYDEGSRVRKGTYEGDEDDQRSVKQAAIFQDATVRSNEIDLILLCSMGQGEVALRLLRNKLRTETGKDMHKDNLPKSLTKGRGKTRGKKPKSKKEVIDLRTLLVTCAQAVATDDRRNASELLKQIRQHASPFGDGNQRLAHWFANGLEARLAGTGSQIHRGLVSKKVSAADYIRAYYLYIGCSPFRKISNFASNRTIMDMAQHATRIHIIDFGILYGFQWPTFIQRISQREGGPPRIRLTGIEFPQPGFRPAETIEETGVRLKEYAKKFNVQFEYKSIAKRWENVSIEDLKIDENEFLVVNCMYRSKNVLDETVGVDSARNVVLDLIRKTSPNIFIHGILNGSYNAPFFLTRFKEALFHFSALFDMLETNVPRERSERKLLEGEVFGREALNVIACEGWERIERPETYKQWHVRNLRAGFVSVPFSREIIKLAKEKVGLYHKDFMIDVDNDWLLQGWKGRIIYAMSCWKAA, from the exons ATGTTCCAACACACTTTCCTCTCGATCGTTGAATCCACTTTCACACTTTCCAATCAATCGGTAACAAAAACCTTCAATTTCTTCCATTCCAACACTTCACCCGATTACACTGTTGCATCTGTAATCATCCCCTTTCCAAATCACCATTCTCAACCTCAAATCCAACAACATATTCATCCACAAATGGATCCACGATTCGGTACCTCAATCAACAGAAATGGAGGAACTCAACTCAACAATCAAAGTATTCACATGTTACCAGACCAAAAACCCATTCACAATCACTCGTTTCCGGTGAATATGTACCAAAACTCTCACAACTTTAGAGGCTTACAGTTTGACCCTCCGACTACTTCTTCATCGCCGATTGTTAGTTCGAGTACAGAGAACGAGCTTCACGAAGACTGTGATCTTTCAGATGCGATTTTGGGGTATATTAGTCAGGTGCTTATGGAAGAAGATATGGAGGATAAATCCTGTGTGCTTTATGAATCTTTGGATCTTCAAGCTGCTGAGAAATCATTCTATGATGTTCTTGGTCAAAAGTATCCTCCATCACCATCTTATGATGAAG GATCACGGGTGAGAAAGGGTACTTACGAAGGAGATGAAGATGATCAGAGGAGTGTTAAACAGGCTGCTATATTTCAGGATGCTACTGTGAGGTCGAATGAGATTGATTTGATTCTACTATGTAGTATGGGACAAGGTGAAGTGGCTTTACGGTTGCTTCGCAACAAGCTAAGGACCGAAACGGGTAAAGATATGCATAAAGATAATCTTCCGAAAAGTTTAACGAAAGGCAGAGGGAAAACTCGTGGTAAAAAGCCGAAAAGTAAGAAAGAAGTGATAGATTTGAGAACGCTTTTAGTCACTTGTGCACAAGCGGTTGCTACTGATGACAGAAGGAACGCGAGCGAGCTTTTGAAACAAATTCGGCAACACGCCTCGCCTTTTGGTGATGGGAATCAGAGGCTAGCTCATTGGTTTGCAAACGGGCTAGAGGCCCGCTTAGCTGGCACTGGTAGTCAGATTCATAGAGGTCTAGTCAGCAAGAAAGTATCGGCTGCTGATTACATTAGAGCGTACTATCTATATATCGGTTGTTCTCCTTTTAGAAAGATTTCAAATTTTGCTTCAAACAGGACGATAATGGATATGGCACAACACGCCACAAGGATACATATTATTGATTTTGGTATTCTTTACGGTTTTCAGTGGCCCACGTTCATTCAACGTATTTCACAAAGAGAAGGTGGGCCACCACGGATCCGGTTAACCGGGATTGAGTTTCCACAACCAGGGTTCAGGCCAGCGGAAACAATTGAAGAAACGGGTGTACGGTTAAAAGAGTACGCTAAGAAATTCAATGTGCAATTTGAGTATAAATCGATTGCAAAACGATGGGAGAATGTGAGTATCGAGGATCTAAAGATTgatgaaaatgagtttttggtGGTTAATTGTATGTATCGATCAAAAAACGTGCTTGATGAAACGGTAGGAGTGGACAGTGCGAGAAacgttgttcttgatttgataaGGAAAACTAGCCCGAATATCTTTATTCACGGGATTCTTAACGGGTCGTATAACGCCCCGTTTTTTCTAACCCGTTTCAAAGAAGCGCTTTTTCATTTTTCAGCATTATTTGATATGCTTGAAACAAACGTACCCCGTGAACGATCTGAACGAAAGCTGCTTGAAGGTGAAGTGTTTGGTAGAGAAGCGTTGAATGTGATAGCATGTGAAGGGTGGGAGAGAATCGAAAGACCGGAAACGTATAAGCAGTGGCATGTTCGTAATTTAAGAGCAGGGTTTGTTTCGGTTCCATTTTCTCGCGAGATAATTAAACTGGCAAAAGAGAAAGTTGGGTTGTATCATAAGGATTTCATGATAGATGTAGACAATGACTGGCTTTTACAGGGATGGAAAGGAAGAATAATTTATGCTATGTCTTGTTGGAAAGCTGCATAA
- the LOC110895414 gene encoding scarecrow-like protein 9 isoform X1, with the protein MFQHTFLSIVESTFTLSNQSVTKTFNFFHSNTSPDYTVASVIIPFPNHHSQPQIQQHIHPQMDPRFGTSINRNGGTQLNNQSIHMLPDQKPIHNHSFPVNMYQNSHNFRGLQFDPPTTSSSPIVSSSTENELHEDCDLSDAILGYISQVLMEEDMEDKSCVLYESLDLQAAEKSFYDVLGQKYPPSPSYDEGLFSVDQFIQSPHDSSSLDNNNNNNNDNAYADESETSNGMSVSSTSKSNNVIDLLDSPEVCDKDQMMLKFNMGFEEANKFLPADTNLLTDFNATGSRVRKGTYEGDEDDQRSVKQAAIFQDATVRSNEIDLILLCSMGQGEVALRLLRNKLRTETGKDMHKDNLPKSLTKGRGKTRGKKPKSKKEVIDLRTLLVTCAQAVATDDRRNASELLKQIRQHASPFGDGNQRLAHWFANGLEARLAGTGSQIHRGLVSKKVSAADYIRAYYLYIGCSPFRKISNFASNRTIMDMAQHATRIHIIDFGILYGFQWPTFIQRISQREGGPPRIRLTGIEFPQPGFRPAETIEETGVRLKEYAKKFNVQFEYKSIAKRWENVSIEDLKIDENEFLVVNCMYRSKNVLDETVGVDSARNVVLDLIRKTSPNIFIHGILNGSYNAPFFLTRFKEALFHFSALFDMLETNVPRERSERKLLEGEVFGREALNVIACEGWERIERPETYKQWHVRNLRAGFVSVPFSREIIKLAKEKVGLYHKDFMIDVDNDWLLQGWKGRIIYAMSCWKAA; encoded by the coding sequence ATGTTCCAACACACTTTCCTCTCGATCGTTGAATCCACTTTCACACTTTCCAATCAATCGGTAACAAAAACCTTCAATTTCTTCCATTCCAACACTTCACCCGATTACACTGTTGCATCTGTAATCATCCCCTTTCCAAATCACCATTCTCAACCTCAAATCCAACAACATATTCATCCACAAATGGATCCACGATTCGGTACCTCAATCAACAGAAATGGAGGAACTCAACTCAACAATCAAAGTATTCACATGTTACCAGACCAAAAACCCATTCACAATCACTCGTTTCCGGTGAATATGTACCAAAACTCTCACAACTTTAGAGGCTTACAGTTTGACCCTCCGACTACTTCTTCATCGCCGATTGTTAGTTCGAGTACAGAGAACGAGCTTCACGAAGACTGTGATCTTTCAGATGCGATTTTGGGGTATATTAGTCAGGTGCTTATGGAAGAAGATATGGAGGATAAATCCTGTGTGCTTTATGAATCTTTGGATCTTCAAGCTGCTGAGAAATCATTCTATGATGTTCTTGGTCAAAAGTATCCTCCATCACCATCTTATGATGAAGGTTTGTTCTCCGTTGACCAGTTTATTCAAAGCCCACATGATAGTTCTTCATtagacaacaacaacaataataataatgataatgcATATGCTGATGAATCTGAAACCTCTAATGGTATGTCGGTTAGTTCGACAAGCAAATCGAATAATGTGATTGATTTGTTGGATTCTCCTGAGGTTTGTGATAAGGATCAGATGATGTTGAAGTTCAACATGGGCTTTGAAGAAGCTAATAAGTTTCTTCCTGCTGATACCAATCTGTTGACCGATTTTAACGCGACAGGATCACGGGTGAGAAAGGGTACTTACGAAGGAGATGAAGATGATCAGAGGAGTGTTAAACAGGCTGCTATATTTCAGGATGCTACTGTGAGGTCGAATGAGATTGATTTGATTCTACTATGTAGTATGGGACAAGGTGAAGTGGCTTTACGGTTGCTTCGCAACAAGCTAAGGACCGAAACGGGTAAAGATATGCATAAAGATAATCTTCCGAAAAGTTTAACGAAAGGCAGAGGGAAAACTCGTGGTAAAAAGCCGAAAAGTAAGAAAGAAGTGATAGATTTGAGAACGCTTTTAGTCACTTGTGCACAAGCGGTTGCTACTGATGACAGAAGGAACGCGAGCGAGCTTTTGAAACAAATTCGGCAACACGCCTCGCCTTTTGGTGATGGGAATCAGAGGCTAGCTCATTGGTTTGCAAACGGGCTAGAGGCCCGCTTAGCTGGCACTGGTAGTCAGATTCATAGAGGTCTAGTCAGCAAGAAAGTATCGGCTGCTGATTACATTAGAGCGTACTATCTATATATCGGTTGTTCTCCTTTTAGAAAGATTTCAAATTTTGCTTCAAACAGGACGATAATGGATATGGCACAACACGCCACAAGGATACATATTATTGATTTTGGTATTCTTTACGGTTTTCAGTGGCCCACGTTCATTCAACGTATTTCACAAAGAGAAGGTGGGCCACCACGGATCCGGTTAACCGGGATTGAGTTTCCACAACCAGGGTTCAGGCCAGCGGAAACAATTGAAGAAACGGGTGTACGGTTAAAAGAGTACGCTAAGAAATTCAATGTGCAATTTGAGTATAAATCGATTGCAAAACGATGGGAGAATGTGAGTATCGAGGATCTAAAGATTgatgaaaatgagtttttggtGGTTAATTGTATGTATCGATCAAAAAACGTGCTTGATGAAACGGTAGGAGTGGACAGTGCGAGAAacgttgttcttgatttgataaGGAAAACTAGCCCGAATATCTTTATTCACGGGATTCTTAACGGGTCGTATAACGCCCCGTTTTTTCTAACCCGTTTCAAAGAAGCGCTTTTTCATTTTTCAGCATTATTTGATATGCTTGAAACAAACGTACCCCGTGAACGATCTGAACGAAAGCTGCTTGAAGGTGAAGTGTTTGGTAGAGAAGCGTTGAATGTGATAGCATGTGAAGGGTGGGAGAGAATCGAAAGACCGGAAACGTATAAGCAGTGGCATGTTCGTAATTTAAGAGCAGGGTTTGTTTCGGTTCCATTTTCTCGCGAGATAATTAAACTGGCAAAAGAGAAAGTTGGGTTGTATCATAAGGATTTCATGATAGATGTAGACAATGACTGGCTTTTACAGGGATGGAAAGGAAGAATAATTTATGCTATGTCTTGTTGGAAAGCTGCATAA